The Papaver somniferum cultivar HN1 chromosome 3, ASM357369v1, whole genome shotgun sequence genome includes a region encoding these proteins:
- the LOC113362230 gene encoding uncharacterized protein LOC113362230, translated as MDENKFKNLATAVSNIGTKQDGLQKEVSNMITGFKKDMKDFCAAFISRLNQLAKNGGKIYDDASNCSNVNQNHVVQNIQNVETEDHRMVLQYIHKEDDVQNIDIVDTEDRRMGSKEIHKYGNALPSYVIRSQYVGGCYPTVFFNIFKEVEDTWILWTKIRDLFIFHISDFFDIFEEKSDNKKSCPPLQVSSKFEIQFSDVISNWVCLQIYLELLSYLRKVVGDQYAGRYRGRLGTAFPFNLLRQVCNLEVKVCFAMGERCMVKS; from the coding sequence ATGGACGAGAACAAATTTAAAAATTTGGCGACAGCAGTTAGCAATATAGGCACCAAGCAAGATGGGTTACAGAAGGAAGTTAGCAATATGATTACTGGTTTTAAAAAGGATATGAAAGATTTTTGTGCAGCGTTTATATCCCGTTTGAATCAACTCGCTAAAAATGGAGGTAAGATATATGATGATGCGTCCAATTGTAGTAACGTCAATCAAAACCATGTTGTTCAAAATATACAAAATGTCGAGACTGAAGATCATCGGATGGTGTTGCAATATATACATAAAGAAGATGATGTCCAGAATATAGATATCGTAGATACCGAAGATCGCAGGATGGGGTCAAAAGAGATTCATAAATATGGTAATGCCCTTCCATCATATGTGATAAGGTCTCAGTACGTAGGTGGTTGTTATCCTACTGTTTTCTTCAACATCtttaaagaagtagaagataCTTGGATTTTATGGACAAAAATCAGAGATTTGTTTATCTTTCATATTTCTGATTTTTTCGATATATTTGAAGAAAAGAGTGACAACAAAAAATCATGCCCACCATTGCAAGTTtcttcaaagtttgaaattcaatTTTCTGATGTGATTTCTAATTGGGTTTGTTTACAAATTTATTTGGAATTACTATCTTATCTAAGGAAAGTTGTGGGTGATCAATATGCGGGAAGATATCGTGGTCGACTTGGAACTGCATTTCCATTCAATCTTCTCCGTCAAGTTTGCAACCTTGAGGTCAAAGTCTGTTTTGCGATGGGAGAAAGgtgtatggtgaaatcctga